In Desulfurococcaceae archaeon MEX13E-LK6-19, the genomic window TATTACCAGAGTTTATTGTAGTCCTATAAGGAGGGTTTCGCTGTTGTTTAAAGGTACTACTTAGACCTGTCTTTAACTAGGTTTCTGCAAATAGGTAATACCGTTGGTGGTTGTGGAGAATGCCAGTAAGGTACGTATGTAAGCACTGTGGGTATTTATTATGGGAATTCAAGCATGTTGGCCAAGACTGTTATGGCTTGCCTTCTCCAAGCGAGATAATAGCTTTCTATGGTGGTATTTGCCCTAGGTGCAAGAGAGAGTTAAGCAAACCAACTTTAAGAGACATAACAATAACGGTAAGAGGTGCTAGTTTGCCTGAACAGCCTAGGGAAGTCTATGAAACAATACCCGGAGGTAATCAACAAGCTCCAACAAGTATTCCAGGGACAAAGTCTCCTTATACTGCCGAAGTTTCTTAACAACAAAATCCTTGTCTACATATTGTCTAACAGGTAAAGGTGATCTAAAGAATAGGTATGATGCAAGAGAAGTAGCATTATGGGGTTTACTACGATATTTAGCTGATTCGAAATCTATGAAGTAAGGCATGTTAGTAGAGTTTTTTACAATAACGTGAGAAGACGGTCTATTAAGTTCTGTGTGGTCTATACGGAGAGTATCGAGAAGCCATGCTCGAGTAAATAATTTTTTAACGAATACTAGGAAATTACCGGTGTCAATAACCTGTTGTAAATACTCAGTAAAACCTGTGCCATCAATGTACTCCATAATTAGTATGTCGCGTGACCAGAAATAAGGCTCTGGGGCTATATCGTATGGTTTTAAGTATTCTAAAATAATTGCTTCATGTTCTAGTGTTTTTCTTCTAGAATCAAGCCTCCTTATCTTGGCTACTGCTTTTCTTTTACCCAATTTAACTAGAACAACAACGCTACTCCAGCCTTTTCCTAGAACCCTGAATCCACTTATTTTCTTACGTCCGACTTCGTAAACTCCATCAACACCAATTCTCCTAAGAAGACTAGTGATCAAAATAATTCTTTCACTACATTCTTTCGTGGTATAATCCCGTAGGGGATAGCATATTATCGTTTTTATGAACTCATTATTTTCATCTAGAGTATGCAGTACTTCATCCAGTTGCTTTTCCGTAGAACAATCTTTGTCAACCATTTCAATACACCCTTGTCTCTTGATGCTAGAACATATAATCCTTCAATCGTTGTTATGATTGGCATGGTCTTCTTGAAATCAGGTGCAACATTGTACTCCATAATTCTCTCCACAAGTATGTCTAGGACATAAGAGTATCTACGGGGAGACAGGGCAGCAAGAATTCCGTCTTCAGTAATCCATGGACCTGCTACGGCTTTGTTTAGGTGTTTTCGTATGAAGCTCTCGGCTCTATTAGTAATATGGTATGGCGGCCCTTCGTAGTACTTAAGTAGTGGGGCACGTATTCTCTCTAGTTCAACACCTATTATTGCGAGGTTCTTCTCGTTACTCCAGGTAGAAGAATAAATTACTTCAAATCCATAGTTTTCAAGGAGCTTGACTAGTCTATCCCTAATCCTATCTATTTCACCCCACAAAACATCTGGAGGAAGATCCTTTGTAATAGGAAATAGTAAAAACAGCAATTCCCTTTCACTGCTATCCAGCTCCACTATGAGATCACTATATGGAACAGTATCTTGTTTTTCGAAAAAGAACTCTTCACTAGGGTTCATTAAGTAGCAACGAGAGGCTAGAGAGAATATAGCTAGCGACTTAAGTGATACAGATGCGGCAACATTTCTTTCAGGATCAACAGGATCAGGTGCGTAAATTACTGCGTCAGGATATTTCCTCTTTAGTCTAGAAAAGATCTTTTTAATGTCTTGACCATTAGTTTTTCCAATAGTGTTTATGAATACGGGGGGTCTCCACTTTGATGCGGCTTCGAGTACTTTCCTGAAACTACCATATGTTATGACTAGGATTTCTGTGAAGTATCCAGAGAAACCTTTTACCTTAACTTCAGCACCATAGACACCTATGTTCTTCATGAACTTCTTCAGGAGACGGACATGATCTCTTTTGTCTGGCGGTAAATTCTCTAGAACGTATTTTGTGTGGAAGGGCGTTCTATCTACGGCTGTTCGTATATCCTTGGTATCAGTTATCTTGATTGCTGGGACAATATCGGCTTCTACGTCGTCAATGAAAACACGTACATAAGGATGTTCAGCATAACGGACTTGATAGGAACCTATCTTCTTTGCGGCCTCGAGTAGTATGGTAAACCCCTTCTCTTCAATATCTTCTCTACTCCAATTGCTGGGAAATAATACAAAGACATCAAGATCACGTTCACCGCTGAGCCAAGTGTCTTTAGCGATACTGCCTTGAAGAGAAGGCTCTGCTTCGACACCATGTTCTCTGAGGGTTTCCTCTAGAATAGACTTTATTTTATCGTAAATACTATGTATTTTCTTGTATTCTTCTAGTGAAGGCTTTATCTTCTTTAGAATGTTTTTCTCTAACTCGCTTAATTCTTCGGCAGACATTACTCGACAGCCTTGATAACACATATATCGTTGTATATTGGACCGCTTCTGGTCAGTATACTTCTCTTAACTTTCACTTTATCAACAACTAACTCGCCAAACTCGGTATTCATAA contains:
- the cca gene encoding CCA tRNA nucleotidyltransferase, which produces MSAEELSELEKNILKKIKPSLEEYKKIHSIYDKIKSILEETLREHGVEAEPSLQGSIAKDTWLSGERDLDVFVLFPSNWSREDIEEKGFTILLEAAKKIGSYQVRYAEHPYVRVFIDDVEADIVPAIKITDTKDIRTAVDRTPFHTKYVLENLPPDKRDHVRLLKKFMKNIGVYGAEVKVKGFSGYFTEILVITYGSFRKVLEAASKWRPPVFINTIGKTNGQDIKKIFSRLKRKYPDAVIYAPDPVDPERNVAASVSLKSLAIFSLASRCYLMNPSEEFFFEKQDTVPYSDLIVELDSSERELLFLLFPITKDLPPDVLWGEIDRIRDRLVKLLENYGFEVIYSSTWSNEKNLAIIGVELERIRAPLLKYYEGPPYHITNRAESFIRKHLNKAVAGPWITEDGILAALSPRRYSYVLDILVERIMEYNVAPDFKKTMPIITTIEGLYVLASRDKGVLKWLTKIVLRKSNWMKYCIL